Below is a genomic region from Planctomycetota bacterium.
TTGGCTTGCTGGTCGTGGAGTGTCTGCTCGGCGGCGAGGCGTGCGGCGCGGGTTGAGGCGATGGCTTCCTCGGCGGCGGCGAGGTCGCGGACGGCGTTGCTGACCTCGAGGAGGAGTTGCTGGCGGACGTCCTCGCGTTCGACGAGGGCCTGGGTCCGTTCGAGTTGTGCCCGCTCGTAGGCGGCGATGCGGGAGCGGTTGCCGAGCGGCACCTCGAGTTCCACGCCGACCGTCCAGTCGTAGAACTCCGTGCCGAACTGTTCCTTCATGGCCCGCCAGGTCTTGGAGTCGAGCCCCGTGAAGCCATAGGCCCCCTGGAGGTCGAGGCGCGGGAGCCGCTGGTTGCGCGCAACGCGTTCCATGAGACCCATCTGCTGGAGCCGCACGTCGGCTTGCTGGATTTCGGGGCGGTACTTCATGGCGGCGAGCATGGCGCGCTGGAGCACGGCGCGCGTGGTGGGGACGGGATTGGCGAGGGGTTGCTCGGAGGCCGCCAGAAGGGTCGGCTCTTCGAGGGGGAGCGCGGGATCGTTGATGAGGCGCTTCAGGTGGTCGCTGGTGCGGGCGCGCTGGAGGCGTGCCACGATCAAGTCGGTCTGGCGGCTGGTGACGGCGCTTTCGGCGAGGCTGACGATGAGGCGTTTGTCCTTGCCCTCCTGGAACCGCAGGCGGACGATGCGGAGGTTCTCCTCGGCGGCCGAGAGAGACTCGTCGAGCGCATCCACGCGTTCCTGGGCCACGACGAGGTTCCAGTAGGTCTGCTCGACCTCCAGAAGGGTGTCCATGAGTTGACGCTTGAAGTCGGCGAGGCTGATCTGGTGGTCGAGGTTCGCCAGGACAATGGGGCCTTTGGCGATCTCCTGGCCGGCGCCGCGCAGGAGCGGCTGGGCGACCGAGAGGCCGATGTCGGTCGCGTAGCGCGGATTGGGGTCGTAAAACGTGCTGTTCGAGTTCAGCATCGTCCAGCCCTGGGAGAGGGCGACCGACGCGCCGGTCGGCAGAAGGGTACGGGCGCCGGACTGGAAGTCCCACTGTTTGGAGGAGAGGGTTCCGGCGCCGGCGAGGAACGTGCCGGTGTCCTGGCGGAGCCGGCTGAGGGCGTTGTTGAGGAACCACGAGGGGTCGAAGAGGGCTTCGGCCTCGACGATGGCCGTCCGGGCGATCGCGGGGGCGAACCGGGCGATCTGGATCTTCAGGTTATTGACGAGCGCCCGGCGCAGGCAGGCCTCGAGGGTCACCGCCGCGCCCTCGCCCGAGCGCTCCAGCGGCGCCAGGAAGCCCTCAGGTCCGCCGGGCGAGGGGGATGG
It encodes:
- a CDS encoding TolC family protein, coding for MSRTYARVCLRRVLPLAVAAAAVVALAGCRSNARALDAAGSEVCNAYARHAAALEEAPLARTAGRFETLPRAEPAATAGKPAGEPGSPSPSPGGPEGFLAPLERSGEGAAVTLEACLRRALVNNLKIQIARFAPAIARTAIVEAEALFDPSWFLNNALSRLRQDTGTFLAGAGTLSSKQWDFQSGARTLLPTGASVALSQGWTMLNSNSTFYDPNPRYATDIGLSVAQPLLRGAGQEIAKGPIVLANLDHQISLADFKRQLMDTLLEVEQTYWNLVVAQERVDALDESLSAAEENLRIVRLRFQEGKDKRLIVSLAESAVTSRQTDLIVARLQRARTSDHLKRLINDPALPLEEPTLLAASEQPLANPVPTTRAVLQRAMLAAMKYRPEIQQADVRLQQMGLMERVARNQRLPRLDLQGAYGFTGLDSKTWRAMKEQFGTEFYDWTVGVELEVPLGNRSRIAAYERAQLERTQALVEREDVRQQLLLEVSNAVRDLAAAEEAIASTRAARLAAEQTLHDQQANLGAGAALQKDLLDTQRDLADAKVREIQAMAGYMMSLAQLERAKGTLLEYNNIRILDEDAPPP